CCATTGTCCTTGTCGCATACGCCGAATACCCCCGGTTGCGGCGGGTTGAAGAGATAGAACATCGCCTTGTCGCCGCCGGGCGCGGGAATTTTGTCGATATAGCCGGGGGCGGGAACATCGGAAGGAAGCTTTTCGCCGAGAGCCAGGAGGGGAAGGGTCGTTCCCCAAGCCAGCATCAGAAGCAGGAAAATTCCGAGCGCCAATCCATGGCGGACGCTCAACGGACGGCGTCGTGTCGTTTCGGTCTTGGAACGTGTGCTGGTCATACGTCGATTCTCCTTCTCAGCTTCGTGGGCCCACGACGAGTTTCCAGTCGCCCTTGACGTTTCCCATAAAGCTGTCGTTGCCGAGGCTGTCAGTCGGGTCATAGATGTCGATGACGTTCGGTTCATTCCGGTTGCCGGTCGTGTCGTCGTAGGTTCCGAGGTATCGGGTTCCTTGGGGAGTCTGGATCGAGATCGCTTCTCCCCCCTTGAGACCGTATTTTGAGATCAGATCCGGGGAAAGAGCAAGAGATGAACTACGAAGTTTGTTGTCCCGGTTTCCGATGCCCATCATGGTGTTTTTGTCCTTGGTCCGATCGCTTGGCCCGGCATACTGAGTCAGATTGAGCCGACCGTCGAATGCCTTGGTTCCGGTTGTGGCAAAACCGCTGCTGATCAAGGACTGCGCGTTGCTGGGGGCGGATCCTGCGGGCGACGGAGACGAGACGGGAGCGAGGGTGGTCTGACGGCCGGGCGATGTCTGTGTCCCGGAAAGGCCCGAAGTCGATGTTCGCATGCTGCCGCCGCCCGTGGACGACACTCTCGTGCTTGCAAAGGCGTTTCCATCTTCGTCGCGCAACGAAGCGCCTTTGATCGTGGGAGTGGTGAGAGTTCCGGGGGTGCCGGTGTTCGGGGATGCCGATTGAGAGATCTGTTGCCAAGTGTTCGTAAAGGTCTGTCCTGTTTGGCCGATGGCTCCGCTGATCTGCGAAATTTTCTGGCCGACTTCCGGGTTGAAAATACCGACAATCGATCCGACGAGTCCTCCGACTGAACCGAGGGTGCTCAGAATAGGTCCGAGCACGGCAAGGAACGGTCCGAGAGCGGCGCACCCGGTCAGGCTGACCGACATCGCCACGAGAAGCAGGACAAGGACGAATCCCCGACAGATGGTTCTTATTTTTCGCAGGACCATGGGAGAAACCTCCTTCAGGTGAAAAGATGGATTGAAACCAGAACGTGATGACAACATGCTCGGTGGCGGGCAAGACGGATATCAACTCGTTCCGAAGGAATAATACCTGATGCTTCGATTGCTCTGTAACAGAAAATTTCGATGCCCCGACCCCGGGGAACTCTCGAGGGTCTAACGACCGTTTCCCACCCCGAGCCGGATGATCTCGGCCTTCAGTTCAGCTATGGGATCCGGCATCGTGATCTCGTTCGAAAGCTGGCTTCCCGTACCAGACGAGGCGGATGCCGTTTTGAAATCTGCAAAAAAGGTTGCAACCGATGCGAGGGCTGCTTCGTTCCAATCGGTGCGAAGGACGAAGACGAATTCCGGAAGGGCCAACCCCGACGGAGTCTGGGCAAGCTCTTCCGCCTCAACGGTCAAGAGCCGGCTGAGGCTGGCGACGGAATCGTCGGGTTGCCCGAGTGCTTTCCAATCAGCAAAAAAGCGACCGATCAGGCGCGAGATATCGGGGTTGCGGCACTGCTGATCGAACCCCCGCAGCAGCAGGGCAAGATAGAGCGGTCCTCGTTCGAACGAGCGCATCAAGCGAAGGGACGGAAGGAGCGGGCTTGTGCCAGCCGCGACCGAGCGTGAGAGGCTTGCGACCTCCTCGGCGATGTGCTGCCGCAAAGGAGGAGGAACCATGAGACGTGCATTGGTCGTCGTGGCAACCCAAACAAGAGTGTCGCCGGTCACGTTCCGGAACTCCCGCTCTGCTGCGCGAAACAGCCCATAGCCGCATGTTCCGGCGATACCGACCAGCAGAATCGCGGTGACAACCATTTTTTTCCAGGCTGAGCGGATCTCTTCGTTTCCTTCCATTCAGGGTTTCCCGGACGAGGGCTTCGAGAAAGTTCGTGACAATCCAGCGGGAGATATTCTACCATCCGTTGACCGGCAAACACGAGGAATGCATGAATCCGACGACTTTTTTTCACATCGCTGCCTTTTTCTCCGGAATGGCGATCATGGGTGTCGAGGTCAGCGCCTCGCGTCTTCTCGCTCCGTATTTCGGCTCGTCGATGATCACCTGGACGATCCTGATCGGGATCATTCTCACCGCCATGAGCCTGGGAAGCCGCTTCGGCGGCCGGCTGGCCGATTCCTGCGACCGGCCCGATCGCCTGTTCAGGCTTCTTTTCTGGTGCGCGATCTGGGTGGCCCTTACGCCCTGGCTTGGCCGGTATCTCATGACGGCGGCTCTCTTCGGCATGATAGTGGCAGTGCCCGGCCAGGCGTTGCCGCTCGGCGTTCTGCTCTCCTGCCTCCTGATCTTCGCCCCGCCCTGTTTCGTTCTCGGCATGGTGTCACCGTTCCTTCTACGCTTCACCCTCCCCGATACCGCCGCGACCGGTCGAACCGCCGGTGACCTCGGGGCTCTTTCCACCGTCGGGAGCATCTTCGGCACCTTCCTGCCGACCTTCGTGAGCATTCCGTATCTTGGCTCGACCCGCACGTTTCTGCTCTTTGCGGCGGTGCTGGGGCTGATTTCCCTTGCGTATTTCCGGCTTGTGTCCCCCGAATCGAATCGTGCGGGCTCGGGAAGCCTGCTCGTGGTCCTGATGCTCTGCGCCTTGCCCGTCCTCCCGCTCCGGCCGTCGTTTGCCTTCTGGACGGCGTCGATTCTCGAGGATGAATCGGTGTACAACTACCTGCGCGTTGCGCGGGAATACGGCGGCCTGCAACTTTCGACGCACACTCTCATTGGCCGCCAGTCGATCGCGCGGGATGACGGCGTGATGACCGGCAATTACTGGGATTACGCCATGCTTGCCCCGTTCTTCCGTGACAATCCCCGGTTCGAAAAGCCCCTGCGGCTTTTGGTGCTGGGCTACGGGGCCGGCACGATCTCACGTATCTGCCGCTTTTTTTTTCCGGCATCGACCATCACCGGGGTGGAGATCGATCCGGCCATCGCCGCGCTCGGGTCCGTCTACTTCGGCGTGAAGCCGGGACAGGACGAGGTGGTGATCGAAGACGCCCGGACCTTTCTCACCCGCACCGAGCGGACATGGGACATGGTCGTGCTCGATGCATATCACGATATATCCATCCCTTTCCACCTGACGACCGCCGAATTCTGGTACCAGGTGAAAAGCCGCCTGGCATCGGACGGTGTCGTGGCGGTCAACTACAATCTGCCGTTCGCTGCCGATCTCGAACTGTCGGAATCCCTCGTCCAAACGATGAAAAGCGTCTTCCCCCGCGTTTTCGTTTGTCCGGTCAGGAACGAGGTGAATTCCATCTTCATCGCAACCATGGCGAAGGACAGCCGACTCCCTGATCCGATGCATGCTCAGGTCGGGGAGGACCACATCCTGTATCCTGTGTTCAAAGCGTTCTTGGCCCAGCACCGGGAGATCGTCGACACCGCGAAAATCCTCACCGATGACTTTGCCCCGGTGGAATGGTTGAGTAACCGGGCGCTCGGCAACGTCATCCGCGATGGAATCGCCATCGCGAAAGTCCGGGCGATTCACGCCCTGAGGACACTGTAGAGCCTTTCCCGGATTGCCTGAAAACGACGGGAAGGATGCATGCCTGATGTTGTGTGTCATGGCCGCCGTCTCCCCGCGTCGATACGCGGGATCCATCTCGTTGCTCGGTGAGTCCGCACGCGTGATCGGAGATGCGAGCGCATGACGGATCGTCACATTGGCCATGAACGGGCTGGCCCCGAACTCGTGCGGGTGTCGGTGCGGGACCTGGTTGAGTTCGTTATGCAGGCGGGGGATCTCGGCGGTGGGATGTTCGTTGGAGCGGGGCGGGCGGTGGCTGGGACGCGGGGGCATCAGCGGATTCAGAAGAGCCGACCGGCGGATTACGAGGCGGAGATCGCGGTTTCGTTCCGGGTTGTCACGCCTGAGGTCGAGCTCGAGATCAAGGGGCGGATCGACGGGGTGTGGCGCGGGGCCGATCCGGTTGTCATCGACGAGATCAAGACCACGACGACGCCTCTCATGGAAATCACGGTTGAAAACCAGCCGCTGCACTGGGGCCAGGCCAGGGTCTACGCGTATATGTTCGCGACGCAGCACAACCTCGAATGCATTGCCGTTCAGTTGACCTACCTGAACCTCGACACGCTCGAGACGCTCGAACTGCGGCAGGAATACGCAGTCGCGGAGCTGAAAACGTTTTTCGGCGACCTGGTTTCACGATATCTCGTGTGGGCGCGAACGATGAACGAATGGCGGTCTGCTCGCGACGCCTCGATCGCGGGCCTCGCGTTTCCCTTCGCGGGTTACCGGGCGGGCCAGCGTGCGTTCGCGGTCGGCGTGTACCGAGCGATCGCCGATGGGGTGAACCTGTTCGCCCAGGCTCCGACGGGCATCGGGAAGACGGTCGCCACGCTGTTTCCGGCGCTGAAGGCGCTGGGCGGGGGCCTCGTGGCGAAGATCTTCTATCTCACGGCAAAAACCGTCGGAAGAAATGTCGCCGAAGACACGCTGAAAATGCTCGCGGGAATCGGCCTGCGGTGCAAGGTGCTGACGCTGACGGCGAAGGAGAAGATCTGCTTTCTCGACACTCCCGACTGTCGGCCGGAAGCCTGCGAATATGCCCGCGGATACTTCGACCGCGTGAAGGATGCCCTGGAGGCGATCTTTCAGCGGGACTCCTTCAACCGGCCGGCGGTTGAGGAAGTCGCCCGGGCCCACCGGGTCTGCCCGTTCGAATTCTCGCTGTTTCTCTCGCTCTGGTCGGATGTCGTCATCGGCGACTTCAACTACGCGTTCGATCCCCGCGTGTATCTGCGCCGGTTCTTCGACCCGCCCCAGGAT
The nucleotide sequence above comes from Candidatus Ozemobacteraceae bacterium. Encoded proteins:
- a CDS encoding fused MFS/spermidine synthase; protein product: MNPTTFFHIAAFFSGMAIMGVEVSASRLLAPYFGSSMITWTILIGIILTAMSLGSRFGGRLADSCDRPDRLFRLLFWCAIWVALTPWLGRYLMTAALFGMIVAVPGQALPLGVLLSCLLIFAPPCFVLGMVSPFLLRFTLPDTAATGRTAGDLGALSTVGSIFGTFLPTFVSIPYLGSTRTFLLFAAVLGLISLAYFRLVSPESNRAGSGSLLVVLMLCALPVLPLRPSFAFWTASILEDESVYNYLRVAREYGGLQLSTHTLIGRQSIARDDGVMTGNYWDYAMLAPFFRDNPRFEKPLRLLVLGYGAGTISRICRFFFPASTITGVEIDPAIAALGSVYFGVKPGQDEVVIEDARTFLTRTERTWDMVVLDAYHDISIPFHLTTAEFWYQVKSRLASDGVVAVNYNLPFAADLELSESLVQTMKSVFPRVFVCPVRNEVNSIFIATMAKDSRLPDPMHAQVGEDHILYPVFKAFLAQHREIVDTAKILTDDFAPVEWLSNRALGNVIRDGIAIAKVRAIHALRTL